From the Montipora capricornis isolate CH-2021 chromosome 2, ASM3666992v2, whole genome shotgun sequence genome, one window contains:
- the LOC138038569 gene encoding transport and Golgi organization protein 2 homolog, whose amino-acid sequence MCIVFLYFCDEPDPNGYRLVIASNRDEVYCRPAAGAKFWDTNPNIIAGMDLKPGREGGTWLGFNRNGKFAAITNYRQAPKFVNPRAKGKGHLVSDFLQGDDNANEYLHNVRSNGDQYHGFNLLVGKLSVIGQSTVGYYCNVVEKEIKLLRPGIHALSNHVLNCSWGKMVHGRHKLAEILAKCCTKEQIISELISLLRRRQRSFSCEEDRSCFSLQDDPNDEKHMNLVDACRSIFMDYKEMNCGTRTNTVVLVDAQGHVTYVEYAMASGATDPDKAEWEESIHEFDIQDTST is encoded by the exons ATGTGTATCGTGTTCCTGTATTTTTGCGATGAACCAGACCCTAATGGTTATAGGCTCGTGATTGCATCAAACCGAGATGAGGTTTATTGCAGACCTGCAGCGGGTGCGAAGTTTTGGGACACAAATCCGAACATAATAGCAG GGATGGACTTGAAGCCTGGACGCGAGGGTGGAACGTGGCTTGGTTTTAACAGAAATGGAAAATTTGCAGCCATCACAAACTACAGGCAAGCACCAAAGTTCGTTAATCCACGTGCAAAAGGAAAAGGACATCTTGTTTCAGACTTCCTCCAAGGAGACGATAATGCAAATGAATATCTTCACAATGTTCGCTCCAACGGTGACCAATACCATGGTTTCAATCTGTTGGTCGGCAAACTATCCGTCATTGGCCAATCAACAGTGGGATATTATTGCAATGTTGTAGAAAAGGAGATCAAGTTGTTGCGCCCTGGAATTCATGCGTTGTCCAATCATGTGTTGAATTGCTCCTGGGGTAAAATGGTGCATGGTAGACATAAACTTGCCGAAATACTCGCCAAATGCTGCACGAAGGAACAGATCATCAGTGAACTGATAAGCTTATTGAGAAGGCGTCAGAG ATCTTTTAGCTGCGAAGAAGATAGAAGTTGTTTTAGTCTGCAAGATGACCCAAATGACGAGAAACACATGAACTTAGTAGATGCATGTCGATCAATCTTTATGGACTACAAAGAGATGAATTGCGGAACAAG GACAAATACAGTGGTACTGGTGGATGCTCAGGGACACGTCACGTATGTCGAGTATGCCATGGCGAGCGGTGCCACAGATCCGGACAAAGCTGAGTGGGAAGAGAGTATTCACGAATTTGACATTCAGGACACCTCCACATAA